A portion of the Microbacterium sufflavum genome contains these proteins:
- the tkt gene encoding transketolase yields the protein MSELQWDEIDRRAVDTARILAADAVEKVGNGHPGTAMSLAPAAYLLYQRVLRHDPADTDWLGRDRFILSVGHSSLTQYVQLYLGGFGLELDDLKALRTWGSKTPGHPEYGHTKGVEITTGPLGQGLASAVGFAYAARYERGLFDPEAAAGTSPFDHFVYVIAGDGDLQEGVTSEASSLAGHQQLGNLIAIYDSNQISIEDDTNVAFTEDVAARYASYGWHVQTVDWKKTGEYVEDVAELYAAIEAAKGESDKPSLIILKTIIGWPSPGKQNTGKIHGSALGADELAATKKVLGFDPEQTFVVADDVIAHTRGLAERAAEERAAWQKSFDAWAEANPERKALLDRVEARELPADIADALPVFEAGKDVSTRAASGQVINALAAQLPELWGGSADLAESNLTTIKDAASFIPEEWSTHEWSGTPYGRVLHFGIREHAMGAIVNGIVLHGPTRAFGGTFLIFSDYMRPSVRLAALMNVPSIFVWTHDSVALGEDGPTHQPIEQLATLRAIPNLAVVRPADANETAAVWLEILRRHEGPAGIALTRQNIPVFERGEGEASGDTFASAAQAVKGAYVLAEAPNGTPDVIIVATGSEVQLAVNARAALAEEGVNVRVVSAPSLEWFAEQDEAYRESVLPSSVTARVSVEAGSVLTWRGIVGDRGRSVGIDHFGASADYKTLFEKFGITTEAVVAAARETIKENA from the coding sequence GTGTCGGAATTGCAGTGGGACGAGATCGATCGACGCGCGGTGGACACCGCCCGGATCCTGGCGGCCGATGCGGTCGAGAAGGTCGGCAACGGCCACCCCGGCACGGCGATGAGCCTGGCTCCCGCGGCGTATCTGCTGTACCAGCGCGTCCTGCGGCACGACCCCGCCGACACCGACTGGCTCGGCCGCGACCGGTTCATCCTCTCCGTCGGACACTCGTCCCTCACGCAGTACGTGCAGCTCTACCTCGGCGGCTTCGGCCTGGAGCTCGATGACCTCAAGGCGCTGCGCACGTGGGGATCGAAGACCCCCGGCCACCCCGAGTACGGACACACGAAGGGCGTGGAGATCACGACGGGTCCGCTCGGGCAGGGCCTCGCCTCCGCCGTGGGCTTCGCGTACGCCGCCCGCTACGAGCGTGGGCTGTTCGATCCGGAGGCCGCGGCGGGCACGAGCCCGTTCGACCACTTCGTCTACGTGATCGCCGGTGACGGCGACCTGCAGGAGGGCGTGACCAGCGAGGCCTCGTCGCTCGCGGGCCACCAGCAGCTGGGCAACCTCATCGCGATCTACGACTCCAACCAGATCTCCATCGAGGACGACACCAACGTCGCGTTCACGGAGGATGTCGCCGCCCGCTACGCCTCCTACGGCTGGCACGTGCAGACGGTCGACTGGAAGAAGACGGGCGAGTACGTCGAAGACGTCGCCGAGCTCTACGCCGCCATCGAGGCCGCGAAGGGCGAGTCCGACAAGCCCTCGCTCATCATCCTCAAGACCATCATCGGCTGGCCCTCGCCCGGCAAGCAGAACACCGGCAAGATCCACGGCTCCGCCCTGGGTGCGGACGAGCTCGCCGCGACCAAGAAGGTCCTCGGGTTCGACCCGGAGCAGACGTTCGTGGTGGCCGACGACGTGATCGCCCACACGCGCGGCCTGGCCGAGCGCGCGGCCGAGGAGCGCGCCGCCTGGCAGAAGTCGTTCGACGCCTGGGCCGAGGCGAACCCGGAGCGCAAGGCGCTGCTCGACCGCGTCGAGGCCCGCGAGCTCCCCGCCGACATCGCCGACGCGCTGCCCGTGTTCGAGGCCGGCAAGGACGTCTCGACCCGCGCCGCGTCCGGCCAGGTCATCAACGCCCTCGCCGCACAGCTGCCCGAGCTCTGGGGCGGGTCCGCCGACCTCGCCGAGTCCAACCTCACCACGATCAAGGACGCGGCGTCGTTCATCCCCGAGGAGTGGTCGACGCACGAGTGGTCGGGCACCCCCTACGGCCGCGTGCTGCACTTCGGCATCCGCGAGCACGCGATGGGCGCGATCGTGAACGGCATCGTGCTGCACGGGCCGACGCGCGCGTTCGGCGGCACCTTCCTCATCTTCAGCGACTACATGCGACCCTCGGTGCGTCTGGCCGCTCTGATGAACGTGCCGAGCATCTTCGTCTGGACGCACGACTCCGTCGCCCTCGGTGAGGACGGACCCACCCACCAGCCCATCGAGCAGCTCGCCACGCTGCGCGCGATCCCGAACCTCGCCGTCGTGCGCCCCGCCGACGCGAACGAGACCGCCGCCGTCTGGCTGGAGATCCTCCGCCGCCACGAGGGCCCCGCCGGCATCGCCCTGACGCGACAGAACATCCCGGTGTTCGAGCGCGGCGAGGGCGAGGCCTCCGGCGACACGTTCGCCTCCGCCGCTCAGGCCGTCAAGGGTGCGTACGTGCTCGCCGAGGCCCCGAACGGCACGCCCGACGTCATCATCGTCGCCACCGGATCCGAGGTGCAGCTCGCGGTGAACGCCCGCGCGGCCCTCGCCGAGGAGGGCGTGAACGTGCGCGTCGTCTCGGCCCCGTCGCTCGAGTGGTTCGCGGAGCAGGACGAGGCGTACCGCGAGAGCGTGCTGCCGTCGTCGGTCACGGCGCGGGTGTCGGTCGAGGCCGGCTCCGTGCTCACGTGGCGCGGCATCGTCGGCGACCGCGGTCGTTCGGTCGGCATCGACCACTTCGGCGCCTCCGCCGACTACAAGACCCTCTTCGAGAAGTTCGGCATCACCACCGAGGCCGTCGTCGCGGCCGCCCGCGAGACCATCAAGGAGAACGCATGA
- the tal gene encoding transaldolase encodes MSTPTAQLAEAGVSIWLDDLSRTRISSGNLAELISSRNVVGVTTNPTIFANAITDKNDTSYDAQVTELAASGASAEEAVFAATTQDVGAALDIFRPVWEQSGHVDGRVSIEVSPDLAHDTDGTVAQAKELWAKIDRPNLLVKIPATKAGLPAITEAIAHGISVNVTLIFSLERYAEVIDAYLTGLERAKDAGVDLSTVHSVASFFVSRVDTETDKRLTAIGTDAAEALKSKAGLANARLAYELFEQSFETDRAKALLAAGANAQRPLWASTGVKDPALPDTLYVTELVAPGVVNTMPEKTLEATFDHGVVTGDTITGGYDEARQVFAGLEEVGIDFTDVTQVLEDEGVAKFIDSWHDLLTQVAEALEAQR; translated from the coding sequence ATGAGCACCCCCACCGCACAGCTCGCCGAGGCCGGCGTCAGCATCTGGCTCGACGACCTCTCGCGCACCCGCATCTCCTCCGGCAACCTCGCGGAGCTGATCTCGTCGCGCAACGTCGTCGGCGTCACCACGAACCCGACGATCTTCGCCAACGCGATCACCGACAAGAACGACACGTCGTACGACGCGCAGGTCACCGAGCTCGCCGCGTCCGGCGCCTCGGCGGAGGAGGCCGTGTTCGCGGCCACCACGCAGGATGTGGGTGCCGCGCTCGACATCTTCCGCCCGGTGTGGGAGCAGTCCGGTCACGTGGACGGCCGCGTGTCCATCGAGGTCTCCCCCGACCTCGCGCATGACACCGACGGCACCGTCGCGCAGGCGAAGGAGCTGTGGGCGAAGATCGACCGCCCGAACCTGCTCGTGAAGATCCCGGCGACCAAGGCCGGCCTCCCGGCGATCACCGAGGCGATCGCGCACGGCATCAGCGTCAACGTGACCCTGATCTTCAGCCTGGAGCGGTACGCCGAGGTCATCGACGCCTACCTGACGGGCCTGGAGCGCGCGAAGGACGCCGGTGTCGACCTGTCGACCGTCCACTCCGTCGCGTCGTTCTTCGTCTCCCGCGTGGACACCGAGACCGACAAGCGCCTCACCGCGATCGGGACCGACGCCGCCGAGGCCCTCAAGAGCAAGGCCGGCCTGGCCAACGCCCGCCTGGCCTACGAGCTGTTCGAGCAGAGCTTCGAGACCGACCGGGCGAAGGCCCTCCTCGCGGCGGGGGCGAACGCCCAGCGTCCGCTGTGGGCGTCGACCGGCGTGAAGGACCCTGCGCTGCCCGACACCCTCTACGTCACCGAGCTCGTCGCCCCCGGCGTCGTCAACACCATGCCGGAGAAGACCCTCGAGGCCACCTTCGACCACGGCGTCGTCACCGGCGACACCATCACCGGCGGCTACGACGAGGCCCGTCAGGTCTTCGCCGGGCTGGAAGAGGTCGGCATCGACTTCACCGACGTCACCCAGGTGCTCGAGGACGAGGGCGTCGCCAAGTTCATCGATTCGTGGCACGACCTGCTCACCCAGGTCGCCGAGGCACTGGAGGCACAGCGATGA
- a CDS encoding glucose-6-phosphate isomerase has translation MTFAIHASGAARAAIEETVPSLVHDLVASRITSGDTTLWGPAAEAEASIRLGWVEAVSVSRPLVAEIVALREELAAKGVTRVVLAGMGGSSLAPEVIAQTSGVPLTILDSTAPGQVLAALDEGLAETVLVVSSKSGSTVETDSQRRTFEAAFRDLGIDPTERIVVVTDPGSPLDASAREAGYRVFNADPNVGGRYSALTAFGLVPSGLAGVDIDELLNEAEASLLEVAVDSAENPALRLGAAIAATTPRRDKLGLITDGTHIKGLPDWIEQLIAESTGKEGTGILPVVLLPVSPELDPVPADLQIVRLVDDANEFHLHERHEGEILVSGTLGAQFIVWEYATAIAGHLLGINPFDQPDVESAKVAARGLLDARPEPTAPAFVENGVEVRVSDPALAASGTVEGVLDALWAQLPADGYVSIQAYVNRLEVPQLQGLRELVAADSGRPTTFGWGPRFLHSTGQYHKGGPAQGVFLQILERTDVDLEIPDRPFTFGQLIQAQAAGDAGVLAEHGRPVVSLTITESSDDVLTLFEAAQK, from the coding sequence ATGACCTTCGCGATCCACGCCTCGGGCGCCGCGCGCGCCGCGATCGAGGAGACCGTCCCGAGCCTCGTCCACGACCTGGTCGCCTCGCGCATCACGAGCGGCGACACCACGCTGTGGGGTCCGGCGGCCGAGGCCGAGGCCTCGATCCGGCTCGGGTGGGTCGAGGCGGTCTCCGTCTCCCGGCCGCTCGTCGCCGAGATCGTCGCCCTGCGCGAGGAGCTCGCCGCGAAGGGAGTCACGCGCGTCGTGCTCGCCGGCATGGGCGGGTCGTCGCTCGCGCCCGAGGTGATCGCACAGACCTCGGGGGTCCCCCTCACGATCCTCGACTCCACGGCGCCCGGCCAGGTGCTGGCCGCGCTCGACGAGGGCCTCGCCGAGACCGTGCTCGTGGTGTCGTCGAAGTCCGGGTCCACGGTCGAGACCGACTCGCAGCGTCGCACGTTCGAGGCGGCGTTCCGCGACCTCGGCATCGACCCGACCGAGCGCATCGTCGTCGTCACCGACCCGGGCTCGCCGCTCGACGCCTCCGCGCGCGAAGCCGGGTACCGCGTGTTCAACGCCGACCCGAACGTGGGCGGCCGCTACTCCGCGCTGACCGCGTTCGGCCTGGTGCCGTCCGGCCTCGCGGGCGTCGATATCGACGAGCTGCTGAACGAGGCCGAGGCCTCGCTGCTCGAGGTCGCCGTCGACTCCGCCGAGAACCCGGCCCTGCGCCTGGGCGCGGCCATCGCCGCGACCACCCCGCGCCGCGACAAGCTGGGTCTGATCACGGACGGCACCCACATCAAGGGCCTGCCCGACTGGATCGAGCAGCTCATCGCCGAGTCCACGGGCAAGGAGGGAACCGGCATCCTCCCGGTCGTGCTGCTCCCCGTCTCCCCCGAGCTCGACCCCGTGCCCGCCGACCTGCAGATCGTGCGACTGGTCGACGACGCGAACGAGTTCCACCTGCACGAGCGCCACGAAGGTGAGATCCTCGTCAGCGGCACGCTCGGCGCGCAGTTCATCGTCTGGGAGTACGCCACCGCCATCGCCGGGCACCTGCTCGGCATCAACCCGTTCGACCAGCCCGACGTCGAGTCGGCGAAGGTGGCCGCGCGCGGCCTCCTCGACGCCCGGCCCGAGCCCACCGCCCCCGCGTTCGTGGAGAACGGCGTCGAGGTGCGCGTGTCGGACCCGGCTCTCGCGGCCTCCGGCACGGTCGAGGGCGTGCTCGACGCGCTGTGGGCGCAGCTGCCCGCCGACGGCTACGTGTCGATCCAGGCGTACGTCAACCGTCTCGAGGTGCCGCAGCTGCAGGGCCTGCGCGAGCTGGTCGCCGCCGACTCCGGTCGTCCGACCACGTTCGGCTGGGGCCCGCGCTTCCTGCACTCGACCGGCCAGTACCACAAGGGCGGCCCGGCGCAGGGGGTGTTCCTGCAGATCCTGGAGCGCACCGACGTCGACCTCGAGATCCCCGATCGGCCGTTCACGTTCGGTCAGCTCATCCAGGCGCAGGCCGCCGGCGACGCGGGCGTGCTCGCGGAGCACGGGCGTCCCGTCGTCTCGCTGACGATCACGGAGTCGTCCGACGACGTGCTCACCCTCTTCGAAGCCGCACAGAAGTAA